A genomic region of Metopolophium dirhodum isolate CAU chromosome 1, ASM1992520v1, whole genome shotgun sequence contains the following coding sequences:
- the LOC132945668 gene encoding uncharacterized protein LOC132945668, which translates to MSYRTSIIDSGSENEFESLDTKKPSTSKQVKTSLKRGAEKTVDKKNKKKQMKTSSSYREILEEKLRAEEFDEEIFNSVTFRQGDGLATIKSQFNPDEKPTDYWTITHYKCAN; encoded by the exons ATGTCTTACAGAACTTCGATCATCGATTCCGGATCAGAG aaCGAATTTGAGTCCCTGGACACAAAAAAGCCTTCTACTTCAAAGCAGGTCAAAACATCGTTAAAAAGAGGGGCTGAAAAAACAgtagacaaaaaaaacaaaaaaaaacagatgaaaaca agttcatCATACAGAGAAATTCTCGAAGAGAAATTGCGGGCGGAAGAATTTGATGAAGAGATTTTTAATTCTGTCACTTTTCGTCAGGGAGATGGTTTGGCTACCATCAAAAGCCAATTTAATCCAGACGAAAAGCCGACGGATTATTGGACGATAACACATTACAAGTGTGcgaattaa
- the LOC132945586 gene encoding uncharacterized protein LOC132945586 — protein MDKLTDKEEQRFQRTKFCQKCSKHFKNNNLVKVRDHCHFTGKYRQCLCLQCNFEITSPSFVPIFFHNLSYDSHFIIRELGCDDKDIHIIPNSSEKYISFSKEIAPRFSIKFVDTFRFMSESLSKLAANLSEDKLRFRETLKIFSIKSLDLVTRKGVFPYEYVDSWSKLDNAFLPSKLEFYNSLTDEQISDEDYRHAKNVWNTFDVKTLGEYSDLYLKTDVTILADVFENFRDICLSTLRIDPAHYMTAPGFAFDCMLKYTKVKLERLKDYNMLLYFEKSIRGGICQSTKRYAKANIPNIEGLDYNSNEPITWITYLDCVNLYGKSMLTELPFKDFEWVDDLDIDVTKISEDSEVGYILEVDIEYPKHLHKTHNDFPFLPFNECPPNSKVEKLLTTLSPKKNYIVHYKNLKQAISHGLKLVKIHRAIRFSQKKWMASYIEFCTKMRAEAKNEFEKNFWKLLINSVFGKCMENVRARTSIKLVSSEKKANKLMTKTSFKDRTIYSKNLMAIHQHKETIKFDKAIYVGFAILDVSKTFMYDFHYNVMKKRYGTKISSLYSDTDSLIYAIQTTNFFNDLKNDLLPYFDTSNYPKDHYCFSELHKSQPGFFKDELKGIILKEFVSLRPKLYAYKTVDGTEEKKAKGDKLTHRVMNFIQSNKHVVQSKTMNKLVLSANDDKRYINDDGINTLAYGHYKLDKLYN, from the exons ATGGACAAATTAACTGATAAAGAGGAACAACGTTTTCAAAGAACCAAGTTCtgtcaaaaatgttcaaaacattttaaaaacaataatttggttAAAGTTCGAGATCACTGTCATTTTACTGGCAAATATAGGCAATGTCTCTGTCTTCAATGTAATTTCGAAATAACTAGTCCATCGTTCGTTCCAATAttctttcataatttatctTATGATAGTCACTTCATAATTCGGGAACTAGGTTGCGATGATaaagatattcatattattcctaattcatcggaaaaatatatatcctttAGCAAGGAAATCGCACCTagatttagtattaaatttgtCGATACATTCCGTTTTATGAGTGAGTCGCTAAGTAAACTTGCAGCCAATTTATCTGAAGATAAGTTGAGGTTTAGAGAAaccctaaaaatattttcaatcaaatcaTTAGATTTAGTTACACGGAAAGGAGTCTTCCCTTACGAATATGTCGATAGTTGGAGTAAATTAGACAATGCTTTTTTACCATCAAAGCTTGAATTTTATAACTCGTTAACAGATGAACAAATTAGTGATGAAGATTATAGACATGCAAAAAATGTATGGAATACATTTGACGTAAAGACTTTGGGTGAATATagcgatctttatttaaaaactgatgttaCCATACTAGCTGACGTGTTCGAAAATTTTAGAGACATATGTTTATCTACTCTCAGAATAGATCCTGCTCATTATATGACTGCCCCTGGATTTGCTTTTGATTGTATGCTTAAGTATACAAAGGTTAAATTAGAGAGGTTAaaggattataatatgttactctaCTTCGAAAAATCAATCCGAGGCGGTATTTGTCAATCAACTAAAAGATATGCTAAAGCAAACATACCAAATATTGAAGGATTGGACTATAATTCGAATGAACCGATTACTTGGATTACATATCTCGACTGTGTAAATTTATATGGAAAGTCTATGTTGACAGAACTaccttttaaagattttgaatggGTTGATGATCTCGACATAGATGTAACTAAAATTTCTGAAGATTCTGAAGTAGGATATATATTAGAAGTTGATATCGAGTACCCTAAACATTTACATAAAACCCATAATGATTTTCCGTTTTTACCGTTTAACGAATGCCCACCAAATTCGAAAGTTGAGAAATTGTTAACTACTCTATcaccgaaaaaaaactatattgtacattacaaaaatttaaaacaagcgaTTTCTCACGGtcttaaattagtaaaaattcatCGAGCTATCCgcttttcacaaaaaaaatggaTGGCATCATACATTGAGTTCTGTACAAAAATGAGAGCAGAAGCAAAaaatgagtttgaaaaaaatttctggAAGTTGTTAATTAATAGCGTTTTTGGTAAATGTATGGAGAATGTCCGAGCAAGAACTTCTATAAAACTGGTttcatcagaaaaaaaagcgAATAAACTAATgacaaaaactagttttaaagacAGAACTATATACTCTAAAAATCTCATGGCTATTCACCAACATAAGGAAACTATTAAATTCGATAAGGCAATTTATGTGGGATTTGCAATTTTAGACGTttcgaaaacatttatgtaCGATTTTCACTATAATGTCATGAAGAAAAGGTATGGTACTAAAATTAGTTCTTTATATTCGGATACTGATTCCTTGATATACGCTATTCAAACTACaaattttttcaatgatttaaaaaatgatttattaccatattttgaTACATCTAACTATCCCAAAGACCATTATTGTTTTAGCGAATTACATAAAAGTCAGCCAGGCTTTTTCAAGGATGAATTGAAAGGAATTATActtaaagaattcgtttcattaaGACCGAAATTATATGCGTACAAAACTGTAGACGGTACTGaggaaaaaaaagcaaaaggc GATAAATTAACTCACAGGGTCATGAATTTTATCCAATCAAACAAACATGTTGTTCAATCGAAAACAATGAACAAACTTGTTCTAAGCGCTAATGACGATAAACGTTATATAAATGACGACGGGATAAATACTTTGGCTTATGGTCACTACAAactagataaattatataattaa
- the LOC132945514 gene encoding KRAB-A domain-containing protein 2-like — protein sequence MREDLKILHEKPRHSQSQGSVKRANQDVENILATWLQDNKTKKWSEGIKFVQFIKNRSLHHGIKCSQYEAMFGYLEAAITSMNTGDHSEFDEALIEEINEEKKIDNRINKITTVRTEWVETSKFKRIE from the exons atgcgggaagatttaaaaattttacacgAAAAACCGAGACATTCGCAAAGTCAAGGGTCCGTCAAAAGGGCCAATCAAGATGTGGAAAATATACTTGCCACTTGGTTACAagacaacaaaacaaaaaaatggagTGAAGGAATAAAATTTgttcaattcataaaaaatcgaTCCTTACATCATGGAATAAAATGCAGCCAATATGAAGCAATGTTTGGAT ATTTAGAGGCAGCTATTACGTCAATGAATACTGGAGATCATAGTGAATTTGATGAAGCATTGATTGAAGAaattaatgaagaaaaaaaaatagataatagaataaataaaataactactgTAAGAACAGAGTGGGTTGAAACTTCAAAATTCAAGCGAATCGAATGA
- the LOC132936623 gene encoding uncharacterized protein K02A2.6-like: MLVCVPSPILYIKYVTFGDEDENSVKILFNFLVVIIMSNISQYIPGSESFSNYLDRLNAQLTVLKVKEADKKSYLIAYIGSEAYSQLKDACLPEEPQLKSYDELVSKLEEIYSPRRLVVSERFIFNQRTQNQGESTREYITALKKLSSFCVFGSFLNDALRDRLIVGISDESCQRKLLGIESLTFEEACKIALDSELVCNQTQQMNNKSQVNFIINGKNVSRQTHSSSKSELKWNGNSGGKPWSGKSSKPGQKNGQSIQHGSQSSRSLKFGQCYRCGRKHDVRTCPAREWECFSCKLKGHTSKMCKTKIKNNLESIDLVNNVSQNSGGNPLVIKIKVNNKLIPFEVDSGASVSVMPIKYFNMYFNNSCKLEKKHIQLSSVNCEPVKVLGQTLVNVEMSNQKNIKLYLIITENSVKKVLVGRSWLDKLYSNWRSNMCLNCISSNVDCKIGKNIMNSVNNNCVLSEIDVINNIKLKFPGVVKLNDKPADYIKDHEVNLSLKENSVPVFHRAYQVPYALKSAVEIELNRLEVEGVISKVSISDWASPIVVVPKKNNKIRICVDLKTTLNPKLQIEQHPLPRVDDVFNELSGGSVFTVLDLAEAYLQLQVAPESRKFLTINTHKGLYCFNRLCYGVASAPSIFQSVMENILRGVSKVQVYLDDIIICGSSRSECEENVNAVLERLNEYRVKVNFEKCQFYCSSVQFLGHKIDCQGVHPDGNKMDAIRNAPCPNDVVQLKSFLGLINYYQRFIPMSSSILAPLYNLTKNKIPWNWSDECRSAFENIKQVLIKSQLLVTYNPDLPLVVTCDSSSYGVGAVLSHLIDGEEKPILFASSTLSAAEKNYAQIEREGLAIIFAVKKFHKYLFARKFILVTDHLPLKSIFNPSKNIPVVASSRLQRWAVILSSYQYEIQHRKGVDISNADALSRLPQSSNTGENACSILLLENLPLTYKEVSKKTSTDEVLKEISQYTKEGWPGVKSLKSDCQQYYKRREELSLVNDCLILGNRVVIPKSLREDVLMLLHKNHPGIVRSKMLARSYVWWPNIDIDIDKFIKTCTECQCNQNDKNVSEKVYIPWENPSDSWKRIHIDFLEINQVKLLIIVDSFSKWIECFAMGSTTASKVIEVLENCFCRFGSPEIMVTDNGPPFGANEFKAYCEKNCIKLVHSPPYNPESNGLAERGVQTIKKLLIKSLCVERDVKRIQSKINNILVSYRNTPTTSTGCSPSDLIYNFKPKNHLSILKPPNIVEKNKNINVTKYEINDKVLVRNNSKGQKWLTGRIMKMLGTCSYLVRVGDKIRLMHVNKLKKSYLNDEVHPRELE, encoded by the coding sequence ATGCTCGTGTGTGTACCTTCGcctatcttatatataaaatacgtaacaTTTGGCGACGAAGATGAAAAttcggtgaaaatattatttaattttcttgttgTGATTATAATGTCGAATATTTCGCAATACATACCGGGTTCGGAATCATTCAGTAATTATTTAGATCGATTAAACGCGCAGTTGACCGTTTTAAAAGTTAAAGAGGCTGATAAAAAGTCCTATTTAATCGCATACATTGGTTCGGAAGCATATAGTCAATTAAAAGATGCTTGTTTGCCGGAGGAACCACAATTAAAGTCATACGACGAGTTAGTGTCCAAATTGGAAGAAATATATTCACCACGTCGTCTTGTAGTGAgtgaaagatttatttttaaccaacgTACACAGAACCAGGGTGAGTCAACTCGGGAGTACATaacagcattaaaaaaattatcaagtttTTGTGTATTTGGTTCGTTTTTAAACGATGCACTGCGAGATCGGCTTATTGTAGGGATAAGTGATGAATCGTGTCAACGAAAATTACTTGGTATAGAGTCCCTAACGTTTGAAGAAGCATGTAAAATTGCTTTGGATTCGGAGTTGGTTTGTAATCAAACACAACAAATGAACAATAAATCACAAgtaaattttatcattaatggGAAAAATGTGTCTCGTCAAACACATTCGTCATCGAAGTCGGAACTCAAGTGGAACGGAAATTCTGGTGGAAAACCGTGGTCTGGGAAGTCGTCAAAACCTGGTCAAAAAAATGGTCAGTCAATTCAGCACGGCAGTCAAAGTTCACGAAGTCTTAAGTTTGGTCAATGCTATAGATGTGGAAGGAAGCACGATGTCCGTACGTGTCCAGCCAGAGAGTGGGAATGTTTTTCATGTAAATTAAAAGGTCATACGTCGAAAATGTgtaagacaaaaattaaaaataatttagagtcTATTGATTTAGTAAATAATGTGTCTCAGAATAGTGGGGGAAATCCACTTGTGATTAAaatcaaagttaataataagCTTATTCCGTTTGAAGTAGATAGTGGAGCGTCGGTTTCAGTTATgccgattaaatattttaatatgtattttaataattcatgtaaattagaaaaaaaacatattcaattAAGTTCTGTAAATTGTGAACCAGTCAAGGTTTTAGGTCAAACACTTGTAAATGTCGAGAtgtcaaatcaaaaaaatattaaactatatttaattataacggaaaactctgtaaaaaaagttttagtagGTCGATCTTGGTTAGATAAGTTATATTCAAACTGGAGATCGAATATGTgtctaaattgtataagtagTAATGTAGATTGCAAAATcgggaaaaatattatgaattctgtaaataataattgcgtTTTAAGTGAAATAGatgtaattaacaatattaaactcAAGTTTCCCGGGGtggttaaattaaatgataaaccaGCTGATTATATAAAAGACCATGAGGTCAATTTATCTTTAAAAGAAAATAGCGTACCAGTTTTCCATAGAGCATATCAAGTACCATATGCACTAAAGTCTGCTGTAGAAATTGAGTTAAATAGATTAGAAGTTGAAGGAGTTATAAGTAAGGTTTCAATTAGTGACTGGGCATCGCCTATTGTAgtagtaccaaaaaaaaataataaaattagaatatgtGTAGATTTAAAAACTACCTTAAATCCAAAATTACAAATTGAACAACACCCATTACCAAGAGTCGATGATGTGTTTAATGAGTTATCCGGGGGAAGTGTATTCACTGTTTTGGATTTAGCAGAAGCGTATTTACAATTACAGGTTGCACCTGAAAGTCGTAAGTTTCTTACAATTAATACTCATAAAGGGTTGTACTGTTTTAATCGTTTATGTTATGGGGTAGCGTCAGCGCCAAGTATATTTCAGTCAgtcatggaaaatattttacgagGTGTTTCTAAAGTACAAGTATATTTAGATGACATAATAATCTGCGGCTCGTCAAGGTCAGAGTGTGAAGAAAATGTTAATGCGGTGTTAGAACGTTTAAATGAGTATAGAGTTAAAGTAAATTTTGAGAAATGTCAGTTTTATTGTTCAAGTGTACAATTTCTAGGTCATAAAATAGATTGTCAAGGCGTACATCCCGATGGAAATAAAATGGATGCGATAAGAAACGCACCGTGCCCTAATGATGTAGtacaattaaaatcatttcTCGGTCTCATAAACTATTATCAACGTTTTATTCCAATGTCGTCATCTATATTAGCTCCCTtgtacaatttaacaaaaaataaaataccttggAATTGGTCTGACGAATGTCGATCagcgtttgaaaatataaaacaggtaTTAATAAAAAGTCAATTATTAGTCACGTATAATCCAGATTTACCTCTAGTAGTTACGTGTGACAGTTCTAGCTATGGTGTCGGTGCAGTTCTTAGTCATTTGATAGATGGGGAGGAGAAGCCAATTTTATTCGCGTCTAGCACCTTATCAGCGgcagaaaaaaattatgcacaAATTGAGCGTGAAGGGTTAGCAATAATCTTCGCAGTAAAAAAATTCCATAAATACTTGTTTGCAcgcaaatttattttagtaactgATCATTTGccgttaaaatcaatttttaatccgTCAAAGAATATACCTGTTGTAGCTTCATCTAGATTACAAAGATGGGCAGTTATATTGTCTAGTTATCAGTACGAGATTCAACATAGGAAGGGGGTAGACATAAGTAACGCAGACGCGTTATCAAGATTACCTCAAAGTAGTAATACTGGGGAAAATGcttgttcaattttattattagaaaatttacCTTTAACGTATAAGGAAGTGAGCAAAAAAACGAGTACAGACGaagtattaaaagaaataagTCAGTATACGAAAGAAGGTTGGCCGGGGGTAAAGTCGTTAAAATCAGAttgccaacaatattataaaagacgGGAAGAATTATCGTTAGTAAATGACTGTTTGATATTAGGTAATCGCGTAGTAATTCCAAAGTCATTAAGAGAAGacgtattaatgttattacataaaaaccatCCGGGTATTGTTCGTTCGAAAATGCTCGCAAGGTCGTATGTATGGTGGCCTAATATCGATATTGATATAGATAAGTTTATTAAGACGTGTACGGAATGCCAATGTAATCAAAACGATAAGAATGTTAGTGAGAAAGTGTATATTCCGTGGGAAAATCCATCAGATTCTTGGAAAAGAATACACATCGATTTTCTAGAAATAAatcaagttaaattattaatcattgttgaCAGTTTTAGCAAATGGATTGAGTGTTTTGCAATGGGAAGTACAACGGCTTCAAAAGTAATCGAAGttttagaaaattgtttttgtcgttTTGGTTCCCCAGAGATAATGGTAACCGATAATGGTCCACCTTTTGGCGCAAATGAATTTAAAGCATATTGtgagaaaaattgtataaaactagTACATTCGCCGCCATACAATCCAGAGTCTAATGGGTTGGCAGAGCGAGGAGtgcaaacgataaaaaaattattaataaagagttTGTGTGTAGAGAGAGATGTAAAAAGaatacaatcaaaaattaataatattttagtatcatATCGTAACACACCAACAACAAGCACAGGTTGTAGTCCGTcagatttaatatataattttaaaccaaaaaatcaTTTGTCCATATTAAAACCACCAAATATTgtagaaaagaataaaaatattaatgttactaAGTACGAAATAAATGATAAAGTTCTTGTTCGAAATAATTCAAAAGGGCAGAAATG
- the LOC132937505 gene encoding uncharacterized protein LOC132937505, with amino-acid sequence MHESITLNLTGNSTVLSVNYFPSLNVYEDSEIALLSLQTCNSFPNIINPTNNRLRIKSIPPDRIAKIQFFVPAECRDIEDINKYMVEELSQVNKVYGTKLTFSVRIDPVDFRTYIKCNGILNFEHPYSIAPVFGYRKKVCGPFHEEHRSDKAANLNTINSIKVMCNIAHGSFNNQLQNHSIYEFFPSGRRGTKVVQSPVNLIYYRLNKTDINSITVQLVDQNNNPIDNFNETLTVVLHIKRHGSHH; translated from the coding sequence ATGCATGAATCTATTACATTAAATCTAACTGGAAATTCAACTGTATTgtcggtaaattattttccatctctaaacgtttacgaggattcagaaatagctttgttatctttgcaaacgtgcaattcatttccaaatattataaatccaactaataaccggctgagaataaaatcaattcctccagatagaatagcaaaaattcaattttttgtaccaGCCGAATGCCGTGACATagaagatattaacaaatatatggtaGAAGAGTTATCTCAAGTTAATAAAGTCTACGGAACAAAGCTGACATTCAGTGTACGTATTGATCCTGTCGATTTTagaacgtatataaaatgtaatggaatactaaactttgagcatccgtatagtatagcacctgtttTTGGGTATAGAAAGAAAGTTTGTGGACCGTTTCATGAAGAACATCGATCGGATAAAGctgcaaatttaaacacaattaattctataaaagtaatgtgtaatatagcacatgggtcattcaacaaccaacttcaaaaccattcgatatatgagtttttcccaagtgggagaagaggaacaaaggttgttcaatctccggtaaaccttatatattacagattaaacaaaacagatattaattcaattactgttcagttagttgaccaaaacaataatccaattgacaattttaacgaaacgttaacagttgttctgcatattaaacgtcacggatctcatcattaa
- the LOC132936935 gene encoding uncharacterized protein LOC132936935 — translation MKRQTVRKCQRTISTDKELFEIERFKKCSKTFIIKNTLDFIDYTLFFNYISEKLIFKLKESCKNTSIKFNLVVDSVYERIITQEVQDIAFKTFNVLACNSSNFKKILNDMFNKLLREETDFTQKGSGWTLKVIETLQLRINIVNPLKGGTYIDLPKHIKDKRAIINVKNSDNKCFKYALLSKFDNRSNKTNFHEKYFKMLELKSSLNFKCVDFPTPISQIPKFERINNISINIYSLNDKKTIFPLYVCNTERNDHFDLFLYNNDETSHYCYIHNFSRLIRSQKTKNCSKLIICKRCFTTFGTQPCKSKLWGVEGLNEHRRNCGKNPLGRPIMFEEGDDDFIYFKGYKKTQRIPFVIYADFECILTPKQPNKFINRRKKQKNQKTHVTHLHEIMSYGFYVKVDYSIISKELVKQFEIPTKVIIYRGKKAAKKIYEKYDRYWK, via the coding sequence ATGAAAAGACAAACGGTGAGAAAATGCCAGCGGACAATTTCTACTGATAAAGAATTATTCGAAAttgaacgatttaaaaaatgctcgaaaacttttatcataaaaaatacattggaTTTTATAGATTAcacgcttttttttaactatatttcagagaaattaatttttaagttaaaagaaTCGTGTAAAAAtacatctataaaatttaatttagtcgtGGATAGTGTTTACGAAAGAATTATTACACAAGAAGTACAGGATATTGCATTCAAAACTTTTAATGTTCTTGCATGTAAttcatctaattttaaaaaaatactaaacgatatgttcaataaattgttGCGGGAAGAGACAGATTTTACACAGAAAGGTTCTGGATGGACGCTTAAGGTAATAGAAACATTACAGTTGAGAATCAATATAGTGAATCCTCTTAAAGGAGGAACATATATTGATTTACCTAAGCATATTAAAGATAAAAGAGcgattattaatgtgaaaaatagtgataataaatgttttaaatatgcattattatccAAGTTTGATAATCGctctaataaaactaattttcatgaaaaatattttaagatgttagagttaaaaagtagtttaaattttaaatgtgttgaTTTTCCAACACCAATCAGTCAGATACCTAAATTTGaacgtataaacaatatttcaataaatatttatagtttgaatgacaaaaaaactatttttcccttgtatgtatgtaataccgAAAGAAATGATCATTTTGacctatttttgtataataatgatgaaacatcgcattattgttatattcataatttttcaagattaatcaGAAGTCAGAAAACGAAAAATTGTTCGAAGCTAATTATTTGTAAGAGATGTTTCACAACTTTTGGTACTCAACCGTGCAAAAGTAAGCTTTGGGGTGTAGAAGGATTAAATGAACATCGACGCAATTGTGGAAAGAATCCGTTGGGGAGGCCTATAATGTTTGAAGAGGGGGATGATGATTTCATCTATTTCAAAGGTTATAAAAAAACGCAGAGGATTCCATTTGTCATTTATGCAGATTTTGAATGTATATTAACTCCTAAACAAcctaataaattcattaatagacgtaaaaaacaaaaaaatcagaaaactcatgttacacatttacatgaaattatgagctatgggttttatgtaaaagttgactatagtattatatcgaAAGAGCTGGTAAAACAGTTTGAAATTCCGacgaaagtaattatttatagaggtaAGAAAGctgcaaaaaaaatttatgaaaaatatgatcGATATtggaaatga